The following proteins come from a genomic window of Hypanus sabinus isolate sHypSab1 chromosome 9, sHypSab1.hap1, whole genome shotgun sequence:
- the gid4 gene encoding glucose-induced degradation protein 4 homolog, protein MPVRTEAASLIPPPPINTQQPGVATTLLYSGSKFRGHQKSKGNSYDVEVVLQHVDMENSFLCGYLKIKGLTEEYPTLTTFFEGEIISKKHPFLTRKWDADEDVDRKHWGKFLAFYQYAKTFNSDEFDYEELKNSDFVFMRWKEQFLVPDHTIKDISGASFAGFYYICFQKSTASIEGYYYHRSSEWYQSLNLTHVPEHSTPIYEFR, encoded by the exons ATGCCGGTCCGCACCGAGGCGGCCTCACTCATCCCGCCGCCTCCCATCAACACTCAGCAGCCCGGAGTCGCCACCACACTCCTGTACAGTGGCTCCAAGTTCAGGGGACACCAGAAAAGCAAAGGCAACTCGTATGATGTGGAGGTGGTATTGCAG caCGTTGACATGGAAAACTCTTTTCTCTGTGGATATCTAAAGATCAAAGGTCTCACCGAG GAATATCCAACTCTTACTACGTTTTTTGAAGGAGAAATCATCAGTAAAAAACATCCATTTTTAACAAGAAAATGGGATGCAGATGAAGATGTAGATCGAAAACATTGG ggGAAATTCTTGGCATTTTACCAATATGCAAAAACATTTAACTCAGATGAGTTTGATTATGAAGAATTAAAGAACAGTGACTTTGTCTTCATGAGGTGGAAG GAACAATTTCTGGTCCCTGATCACACAATCAAAGACATCAGCGGTGCTTCCTTTGCAGGCTTTTATTACATTTGCTTCCAAAAATCCACAGCTTCAATAGAGGGCTATTACTATCACAGGAGTTCCGAATG GTATCAGTCTTTAAATCTGACACATGTCCCTGAACACAGCACTCCGATCTATGAGTTCCGGTGA